One window of Nicotiana tomentosiformis chromosome 11, ASM39032v3, whole genome shotgun sequence genomic DNA carries:
- the LOC104101975 gene encoding BTB/POZ domain-containing protein At3g05675 — translation MTICTNIQETELCGTKEVFLSAIRFATSTGDSFPPFEDDLRTSAQEQVEFMLEDDEKIPLVIADEEIKVETRILVSKIFCSFENELFSLILEPDIANKDIEKKVMRSLSDLEWMCNTLLKMDLMKDFVSHWANISSNLLKVIEDKRLDSIMWGLKIKLIEMTSKVFDAVGYGIVVLPAESRVELLKTWLPYIRKMKFLSDQMGKSEAAFPYMMSEDLSQCIEGAIVSLVSALPSNDQADILADWISAEQVKYPDLSEAFEIWCYRTKSAKRRLDEALTESAMPLSPSS, via the coding sequence ATGACCATATGTACCAATATACAAGAAACAGAATTATGTGGTACGAAAGAAGTTTTCTTGTCTGCTATCCGCTTTGCCACTTCAACCGGTGATTCTTTCCCTCCATTTGAAGATGATTTAAGAACCTCAGCCCAAGAACAGGTTGAGTTCATGCTCGAGGATGATGAAAAGATTCCTCTTGTCATAGCTGATGAAGAAATAAAAGTGGAGACTAGAATTTTGGTGTCTAAAATATTTTGTTCTTTTGAAAATGAACTATTCTCCTTGATTTTGGAACCTGACATTGCGAACAAGGATATTGAAAAGAAAGTAATGCGGAGTCTATCTGACCTTGAATGGATGTGTAACACTCTTTTGAAGATGGATCTAATGAAGGACTTCGTCTCCCACTGGGCTAATATATCGAGCAATTTATTGAAGGTCATCGAAGACAAAAGACTTGATTCTATCATGTGGGGTTTGAAGATAAAGTTAATAGAAATGACATCAAAAGTGTTCGACGCAGTAGGTTATGGAATTGTAGTTCTTCCAGCAGAAAGCCGAGTggaactgctcaagacatggcttccatacataagaaaaatgaagTTTCTTTCCGATCAAATGGGCAAATCGGAGGCTGCATTTCCATACATGATGAGCGAAGACCTTTCCCAATGCATTGAGGGAGCAATAGTTTCGTTGGTTTCAGCATTACCATCAAATGATCAAGCTGACATTCTAGCAGATTGGATAAGTGCTGAGCAAGTTAAATATCCGGACCTTAGTGAAGCCTTTGAGATATGGTGTTACAGAACCAAGTCTGCAAAAAGAAGGTTGGACGAGGCTTTGACAGAGTCAGCAATGCCATTGTCACCCTCTAGCTAA